A portion of the Trichoplusia ni isolate ovarian cell line Hi5 chromosome 12, tn1, whole genome shotgun sequence genome contains these proteins:
- the LOC113499176 gene encoding uncharacterized protein LOC113499176 isoform X2 → MENKKALPATQQPLTQQHLMAHHVHPEQIYTQQHPQLSHLSSSQTGQIQPNGVMHQLLQSQYHSNMNARSPLLENRHDLYGTGQNLDYNIRHYGANDNYNYPQSPPRHEKPEVHTDLNVNHELLHSMPKGYNAEVYQDYMKRNPPKDTNQIYQNHQPMYRPNVNPNQYGSKPYLPYSNRIGPQSNTELLRRQYSELQQRKLQQQLHYQNQAQMHQQQKFAERQLLLQQIHGVQPPPNLQNSLYSDGSYRDLDRYSSKNDFKEYSSPDIQKDIDTYAKNNEYKEYEKQNRQYQEAQWQNQQAKYREQDQYREHEQYRTQQEPDKGNMQSPSSDYNNQSQKNISVVSPMKSSESSSPSVKSPSSESRRSSGGNQALRSPIAQRMPSAPVTMAGILYKQGSDGLKVWRKRWFVLSEYCLFYYKSQDEEKLLGSVLLPSYKVSSCTSEDKVLRKFAFKLEHANMRTYILAAPDQDAMMKWVKALTMAALMQNFNEQPQKQSERTAAKTEDADEIPTYANAPPKPRRSNEGYNSPSPDMYDPNYDLLKKPASHYSQGTSHARYQDHANYPASPTQEPTYTRSPQSPPVQQQQTQYQTKRPTYDTQHLSLPLTNTVTDRLENNQPSTSNMYKSNAQSPYLDRSRSQQVAQENKQEQIYERQPQRNPFLQDISPPTEVPYKENESQAKNIRSTKEERAQSVHNETVGESRNHSKSNLDMNIYNRDVYGELSSRPGRANSALNERLLAERRTPDAYGRSQTMAAYNKGKIGDYEDVYAQYADENEYGKTYAKSPNTSQERDAVSVSSHQQQQQQQQKYTGSYPQEKTFTGPSVLRRKKMQSSGIQPPMPRPHSADFLEYESKSEMLNKTVPTRSAYDTYKEPQRPKSSLDINSYYDPSSDRYYSEESYAEKMRQSAQYLQQVAGPIVAPKNMEIPLAKYASGLAKKQLSTAYSQMTNNNYDAEFSSNRDNVSYSSKYGDLEALNSNWTLKEKENHKDYLNRSGSVMSDGSNVSGYVKDASRYDANPDGFMRSASARLPSTGTEKEGEKKVQQREESMKRLLEWKQRMLQSPLTRKSTPATISLARSLNHSRQSLRSDQYNKPKTYTNASYNSYSSDDEEETSGTDLQKPRDMQAGRSHTVNLTSPIIMRPITPHAPSIAQIDQEESFSNEDNKHTDNVENAYQNILCTISIPKVNIEECINELGDTAFESKQEEPMPSHVSEDGYETQDSEADSEAQIEYTDNDLDEVLLESEDENSSNCQNCEVSEVNNEQDTANEQIEENKNPPETPPVNSTGENHYLPMSPRKISTVEPPHKAIFESFSVFDQSMPQGYEDNPYVEMNIGNEEEDTQTYEVVCVNNGKVEPVYMELSNVSSSESKLQDGNANTKLLDTASNFADSKNQTLKRASKNDKSTKDKSESSDLDDEANISLAGPFSRFSISDTFRPASYYLSSSKSTLDMQDSSDSESAVPPPVPSSSPPCEELTDEALSKYILEKLDKSNMSYDNSILKMLTCENQKMNTVKRKTTSLMIYGSRTSIHDTLSRGEKIRNSRASLNMDRNKMSESSSNLLSSSLLDHYNLSSSIETDSLRSYSAERGSSRLSLESDVSSKFDIAPSNISSEVTSLNESELAVDFRHPIAYRDLESMIKRRPLSDDSLFELVKAELPSQNDVPTFIDLDRYLDNLQPSTSEAHAISSLGNCPLNTSAPDTSSYKDNVIQASLQTTTHTRCSSTPVNHNSRLNSFGSRNSVGPQFRHISEQTSSYTGSQSSCSSSGIPKSPMSYYCKNYDEEKLLSKNLNNDAFSDKVKEFENEKIPLRTGNENNASSTSTGFHSRESSTEHSAPYYYSDLSSQEHINVLPTSHYLKNTNLHRKLNNQRRRGPLHKKNDISHIHNPIRNNQLINSEPSFDLAASARSVSVEFLSAADKDPEIDMKNIYESTGGRNSKIPESMNLSGLGCKRNSNNSSSQERSPDSNNINASSLIKLSSTSMSSHCSGNSSNTVYYDAEADAGAYENVICQGDRHWDEDSLWRDNLRRVSHRHARSMDDLDSMPAGTSLSTKINEVCGMNSIKRIKKDGLHKISRNVTYVNCDIQNRVLRNRESKSAFLYNCLEEEQKLDENDVYVSLAENAEMEQSDEGVYEQLAVDTNNSMISTNTISPAEERNKRKFEIDREKLRQWDLMSSGLMKGRAGHVRGAGANVGGRDAACSTDTGTDSASNEGIL, encoded by the exons ATGGAGAATAAAAAAGCTTTGCCGGCAACACAACAACCCCTCACCCAGCAACATCTCATGGCACATCATGTACACCCCgaacaaatatacacacaacAGCATCCACAACTATCCCACCTTAGTTCTTCACAAACTGGCCAAATTCAACCAAATGGCGTCATGCACCAATTACTACAAAGCCAGTATCATTCGAACATGAATGCACGGTCTCCGCTCCTAGAAAACCGTCACGATTTATATGGCACTGGACAAAATCTTGATTATAATATCAGGCATTATGGAGCAAATGACAATTATAATTACCCACAGTCGCCTCCGAGACACGAAAAGCCCGAAGTACACACAGACCTTAATGTTAATCACGAACTACTTCATAGTATGCCTAAGGGATACAACGCGGAAGTGTATCAAGATTATATGAAACGCAACCCACCGAAAGATACCAACCAAATATACCAAAATCATCAACCTATGTATAGGCCTAATGTTAATCCGAATCAGTATGGATCAAAGCCATATCTTCCTTATTCAAATAGGATAGGACCACAGAGTAATACGGAATTGTTACGAAGACAGTACAGTGAACTTCAGCAAAGAAAACTTCAACAGCAACTACATTACCAAAATCAGGCACAAATGCATCAGCAGCAGAAGTTTGCGGAAAGGCAATTGTTGCTTCAACAGATCCATGGAGTTCAACCACCACCTAATTTGCAAAATAGTTTATACTCTGATGGTTCATATAGAGATTTAGATCGTTACAGCAGTAAGAACGATTTTAAAGAGTATAGCAGTCCCGATATACAGAAAGATATCGATACTTATGCTAAAAATAACGAGTATAAAGAATACGAAAAACAGAATAGGCAGTATCAGGAAGCTCAATGGCAAAATCAACAAGCGAAATACAGAGAACAGGACCAATATAGGGAACATGAACAGTACAGAACGCAACAGGAACCTGACAAAGGGAACATGCAGTCACCCTCTTCCGATTACAACAACCAAAGTCAAAAGAATATCAGTGTTGTATCACCGATGAAGTCAAGTGAATCTAGTTCTCCGAGTGTGAAATCACCGTCTTCCGAAAGTAGGAGAAGTAGTGGAGGCAATCAAGCACTACGATCACCAATAGCGCAACGGATGCCTTCAGCACCAGTCACTATGGCCGGTATTCTGTACAAACAGGGTTCTGATGGATTAAAAGTATGGCGAAAACGATGGTTCGTCCTGTCGGAGTACTGCTTATTCTACTACAAGA GTCAAGATGAGGAGAAACTGCTTGGATCAGTACTTCTACCGTCTTACAAAGTGTCTAGTTGCACTTCTGAAGACAAGGTTCTTCGCAAATTTGCTTTTAAACTTGAGCACGCAAACATGAGGACCTACATCCTTGCAGCGCCCGACCAAGATGCTATGATGAAATGGGTTAAGGCGTTAACTATGGCTGCACTTATGCAAAACTttaa TGAACAACCACAAAAACAAAGCGAGCGGACAGCTGCGAAAACAGAG GATGCCGATGAAATACCAACTTACGCTAACGCTCCACCAAAACCACGACGTTCTAACGAAGGATACAACTCACCTAGTCCTGATAT GTACGATCCAAACTATGACTTACTCAAAAAGCCAGCATCACACTACAGTCAAGGCACTAGTCACGCACGGTATCAGGACCACGCAAACTATCCGGCCAGTCCGACTCAAGAGCCCACATACACTCGCAGTCCGCAATCACCGCCAGTACAACAACAGCAAACACAGTATCAAACAAAACGACCAACTTACGATACGCAACATCTATCTCTGCCATTAACAAACACTGTTACCGACAGACTTGAAAACAATCAACCCAGTACATCAAACATGTACAAATCTAATGCTCAGTCACCTTATCTTGATAGGAGCCGAAGTCAACAAGTGGCCCAAGAAAATAAGCAAGAGCAAATATATGAGAGGCAACCTCAACGTAATCCATTCTTGCAAGATATATCTCCACCGACTGAAGTTCCATATAAGGAAAATGAAAGCCAAGCCAAGAATATTCGGTCTACAAAAGAAGAAAGAGCTCAATCCGTTCATAACGAAACCGTTGGCGAAAGCCGAAATCATTCAAAATCGAATCTCGATATGAACATTTATAACCGAGATGTTTATGGGGAACTGAGTTCAAGGCCTGGTAGAGCAAACAGTGCTCTTAATGAACGGTTACTAGCAGAAAGACGAACACCTGATGCCTACGGTAGATCCCAAACTATGGCTGCTTATAACAAAGGAAAAATTGGAGACTATGAGGATGTGTACGCACAATATGCAGACGAAAATGAATATGGCAAAACATATGCAAAGTCGCCGAACACGTCGCAAGAACGTGATGCTGTTAGCGTTTCTAGTCAtcagcaacaacaacagcaacagcaGAAGTACACAGGAAGTTAT cCTCAAGAGAAAACGTTTACTGGACCTTCTGTGCTACGAAGGAAGAAGATGCAATCGAGTGGAATTCAACCTCCAATGCCAAGACCTCATAGTGCCGATTTCCTAGAATATGAATCGAAGTCagaaatgttaaacaaaacagTCCCAACCCGGTCTGCTTATGATACTTACAAGGAACCACAACGACCTAAATCTAGTCTGGACATCAATTCTTACTACGATCCTAGTTCTGATAGATATTATTCTGAGGAAAGTTATGCAGAGAAAATGCGTCAATCTGCTCAATATTTGCAACAAGTGGCAGGCCCAATTGTAGCTCCTAAGAATATGGAGATTCCATTAGCCAAATATGCCAGTGGTTTAGCTAAGAAACAGCTGAGTACTGCGTATTCACAGATgactaataataattacgatGCAGAATTTAGCTCAAACCGGGACAACGTTAGTTATAGTTCGAAATATGGAGATCTGGAGGCATTGAATTCTAACTGGACGTTGAAGGAGAAAGAGAACCACAAAGATTACTTGAATAGAAGTGGTAGCGTGATGAGTGATGGCTCCAATGTGAGTGGGTATGTTAAGGACGCATCGAGGTATGACGCCAATCCCGATGGTTTTATGAGATCAGCAAGCGCTAGATTACCATCTACAGGGACAGAGAAGGAGGGTGAAAAGAAAGTGCAACag CGTGAAGAATCCATGAAGCGTTTGTTAGAATGGAAGCAAAGGATGCTGCAGTCGCCTTTAACAAGGAAAAGTACTCCTGCAACTATATCCCTAGCAAGGTCCTTAAACCATAGTCGTCAGTCTTTAAGATCAGACCAGTACAATAAGCCCAAGACGTACACCAATGCGTCATACAATAGCTACTCTTCTGACGATGAAG AGGAAACATCGGGCACTGATCTGCAAAAACCCAGAGATATGCAGGCAGGAAGGTCTCATACAGTGAACCTAACAAGTCCTATCATTATGCGACCTATAACCCCGCACGCGCCCTCTATTGCTCAAATTGATCAGGAAGAAAGTTTTAGTAACGAAGACAATAAACATACCGACAATGTTGAAAACGCTTATCAAAATATTCTCTGCACAATATCTATTCCTAAGGTCAACATAGAAGAATGTATTAATGAGCTCGGTGACACCGCTTTTGAATCAAAACAAGAAGAACCCATGCCTTCGCATGTATCCGAAGATGGTTATGAAACACAAGACAGTGAAGCGGACTCAGAAGCACAAATCGAATATACAGATAATGATTTAGATGAAGTATTGCTCGAGTCAGAAGACGAAAACTCAAGCAATTGCCAAAATTGTGAAGTTAGCGAAGTAAATAATGAGCAAGATACTGCCAACGAGCAAATAGAAGAGAATAAAAATCCACCGGAAACACCACCAGTCAATTCTACCGGAGAAAATCATTACTTACCAATGAGCCCTCGAAAAATATCCACGGTTGAACCACCTCACAAGGCAATATTTGAAAGCTTTAGTGTTTTTGACCAGTCGATGCCACAAGGTTATGAAGATAATCCATATGTAGAAATGAATATAGGGAACGAAGAGGAGGATACACAAACATATGAAGTTGTTTGCGTTAACAATGGGAAAGTGGAGCCTGTTTACATGGAGCTAAGTAATGTGTCGTCGAGTGAATCTAAATTGCAAGATGGAAACGCTAATACCAAGTTATTGGACACTGCATCCAATTTTGCAGATTCAAAGAACCAAACATTGAAGAGGGCGTCTAAAAATGATAAGAGCACCAAAGACAAATCTGAAAGCTCTGATCTTGACGACGAAGCAAACATTTCTCTAGCAGGGCCATTTAGCAGATTTAGTATATCTGACACGTTCAGACCGGCTTCGTATTACCTAAGTAGCAGCAAAAGTACTTTGGATATGCAGGATAGTTCAGATAGCGAATCAGCTGTCCCTCCACCTGTGCCAAGTTCATCGCCTCCATGTGAGGAATTAACAGATGAAGCCCTTTCTAAGTATATTCTAGAAAAACTGGACAAGTCTAATATGTCATATGATAATTccatattaaaaatgttaacatgCGAAAATCAGAAGATGAATAccgttaaaagaaaaacaacgtCGTTAATGATCTATGGTAGTCGTACTTCTATTCATGACACTCTTTCGAGAGGAGAGAAAATTCGAAATAGTAGAGCTAGTCTTAATATggatagaaataaaatgagCGAAAGTTCCTCTAACTTACTAAGCAGTAGTTTACTTGATCATTATAATCTTTCTAGCAGTATTGAAACGGATTCTTTGAGAAGTTACAGTGCTGAACGAGGTTCTTCTCGATTATCATTAGAGTCTGACGTTAGTAGTAAGTTCGATATTGCACCGTCAAATATATCATCTGAAGTCACTAGCTTAAATGAAAGTGAATTAGCTGTTGATTTCAGACATCCGATTGCATATCGCGACCTAGAATCTATGATAAAAAGAAGGCCACTGTCAGACGATTCGCTTTTTGAATTAGTTAAAGCCGAATTGCCATCACAAAACGATGTTCCCACTTTTATAGATTTAGATAGATATTTAGACAATTTACAACCTAGTACTAGCGAAGCACATGCCATTAGTAGTCTAGGTAATTGTCCATTAAATACTTCTGCGCCAGATACATCCAGCTATAAAGACAATGTCATTCAAGCTTCTCTCCAAACTACAACACATACCCGATGCTCGAGCACTCCTGTCAATCACAACAGTAGACTAAATAGTTTCGGCAGCAGAAATTCAGTTGGACCTCAATTTCGTCACATCAGTGAGCAAACGTCAAGTTACACTGGTTCGCAGAGTTCTTGTAGTTCATCTGGAATACCTAAATCTCCGATGTCGTATTACTGTAAGAATTATGACGAAGAAAAACTTTTAAGTAAGAATTTGAATAATGATGCTTTCTCAGACAAAGTTAAAGAATTTGAAAACGAAAAGATACCGCTTCGAACAGGGAACGAAAACAATGCATCTTCGACGTCTACTGGTTTTCACAGCAGGGAAAGCTCTACAGAACACAGTGCTCCTTACTATTACTCAGATCTATCGTCACAAGAACATATTAATGTACTGCCAACttctcattatttaaaaaatactaaccttCATCGCAAGCTAAATAACCAGAGACGCAGAGGTCCATTACACAAGAAAAATGATATCTCACACATTCATAATCCTATTCGAAATAATCAACTTATAAATTCGGAACCGTCTTTTGATTTGGCAGCCTCAGCTAGAAGCGTTTCTGTCGAATTTTTAAGCGCGGCTGATAAAGATCCGGAGattgatatgaaaaatatatatgaatcAACAGGTGGCAGAAATTCCAAAATTCCAGAATCAATGAATTTGTCAGGTCTTGGATGCAAGAGAAACTCTAATAACAGCAGTTCTCAAGAACGATCACCGGATTCCAACAATATTAATGCAAGTTCGTTAATTAAACTTTCGAGTACCAGTATGTCATCACACTGCAGTGGAAACTCATCAAATACTGTTTATTATGACGCCGAAGCAGATGCAGGTGCATACGAAAACGTTATTTGCCAAGGAGATAGACATTGGGACGAGGATTCGCTATGGAGGGACAACTTAAGACGTGTTTCTCACAGGCACGCTCGGTCTATGGATGATTTAGATTCAATGCCGGCTGGAACATCGTTAtctaccaaaataaatgaagtttGCGGTATGAACAGTATCAAACGAATAAAGAAAGATGGACTTCATAAAATAAGTAGAAATGTTACGTATGTCAACTGTGATATACAAAACAGAGTTTTAAGAAACAGGGAAAGTAAATCTGCTTTCCTTTACAACTGTTTAGAAGAAGAACAGAAATTAGATGAGAATGATGTTTATGTAAGCCTAGCTGAAAATGCGGAAATGGAACAATCGGATGAAGGTGTTTATGAACAGCTGGCGGTCGATACAAATAACTCAATGATTTCTACAAATACCATTTCTCCTGCTGAAGAAAGAAATAAGAGAAAATTTGAAATTGATAGAGAAAAGTTGAGACAGTGGGACTTAATGTCAAGTGGTCTAATGAAAGGCAGAGCAGGACACGTGCGGGGTGCAGGTGCTAATGTGGGCGGAAGGGACGCTGCATGTAGTACGGACACTGGAACTGACAGTGCAAGCAATGAAGGTATCCTCTAA